GAGTGAATTTAGATAAAGATAAAGGTATAGGAGAATCGTCTACAGAAAGTACACCAGATGGGAATAATGATGTTAAAGATGATAGTGTTGGTGGGAGTAGTAATAGTACTGACATGGTCAACAAAAAGTTGACTTTCAGGAAAGATCAGAGAGATGAATCCCAAAAGGTCCAAATGATGCAGAGATATGAGCTTGTGAACTTGCGTCCTGATGCAAGACCACTTCTTGTTTTCATCAACAAAAAAAGTGGAGCTAAACGTGGTGATTCAATCAGACTAAGAATGAATATTCTTTTGAACCCTGTTCAGGTTCATAGCTTCATATCGATTGATTCTTGATTTATCTTTTGACCAAAATTGCTAAAATCTTGATGAAACTTTTTGTAGATATTTGAGTTGAGTTCAACAGAAGGGCCAGAAGTTGGTCTATATCTATTCAGAAGAGTACCTCATTTCAGGATTCTTGTATGTGGAGGAGATGGAACAGCAGGGTGGGTATTGGATGCAATCGAGAAGCAAAATTACGTTTCACCCCCTCCTGTAGCCATTCTACCTGCTGGAACTGGGAACGACTTGGCTAGGGTTTTGAATTGGGGTGGTGGTTTGGGATCTGTAGAGAGACAAGGAGGACTTTGCATGATGCTGCAACACATGGAGCATGCTGCAGTTACTGTTCTTGATAGGTGGAAGATTTCTATTGCTAATCATAGGGGTCGACCTCTTCGTGCCCCAAAATTTATGAATAATTATCTCGGTATGCTTAATTGCTTTCATTTTCACATATATTTTACCAGTTTATGTTGCGATAATTGATCTTAATGAGTTGATCGTTGTACGTTTTCAGGGGTTGGATGTGACGCAAAGGTTGCTCTTGATATCCACAATTTGAGGGAAGAGAATCCAGAGAAATTCTATAACCAGGTGATAATATTGTTGTTATTTCccctttttcttttgaaattatAAGATAGATGATGAAGAacagaaattagggtttaatgATAGTAATTCATGATTCGTATCAATAGTTGTGATTAACGAGTGAGTTTTGGGGGTGATTACAGTTTATGAATAAAGTTCTATACGCAAGAGAAGGTGCGAGGAGTATGATGGATAGAACACTTGCGGATTATCCATGGCAAGTTCGGGTGGTTGTAGATGGAGTTGATGTTGAGGTTCCGGAGGTTAGTCCGAAGTTTTTCACTTCAATTTCTTGAATTTTTGgtacattttattttattattttttattttttttttaaaatttaggaTGCGGAAGGGGTGCTTATTGCAAATATTGGGAGTTATATGGGAGGTGTAGACTTGTGGCAAAATGAAAACGAAAGCAATGATAATTTTGATCCTCAGTCTATGCATGATAAAATGTTGGAAGTTGTGAGCATATCAGGAACTTGGCATCTCGGAAAGCTTCAggtttattataattataattataattataatgtataaaaaacatttgaaaaatgaaattgttaTTAGGTTGGGCTTTCTCGAGCACGAAGGCTCGCACAAGGAAAGTTGATAAAGATTCAGCTTCTTGCACCATTGCCTGTTCAAATTGATGGAGAGCCATGGTTGCAGTCCCCATGCACATTGACCATTGCACACCATGGACAGGTGgcatctctttctctttctctttctctctctattttTATCAATTGCTTTTCTTAAACATGTCATCTAATAAtgtgataattgtgtatatatGTTTCAGGCTTTCATGCTGAAAAGAACATCAGAGGAACCACTTGGTCATGCTGCTGGGATTGTTGCTGATGTGCTGGAGAATGCAGAAACGAATCTTGTGATAAATGCATCTCAGAAGCGAGCTTTACTTCATGCAATGGCACTTAGACTGTCGTAGCACCACCATCAACCACCCTAAAAAGACTTCCTTTCACTTGTAGCAAACGGGATTTTTGGAAAACTGAATTCTGCTTTGAATTTGGGACAGAATGTAGAGACCAAACAACTTACGTATCTGACTTGTATAAACTAGTGTTATACCGTGAGTTGTTTGGATATGTGGCTTTGAATAATTCATAATCATACGCTTACATTTTAAAAGGTGCCTATTAAATTATTCTATAAATTTTTCTAGTAGAAACTCAAACTAATTTTAACTGCAGATAGAAGTATAATATCGGGCCACTTAGTGGTAATATAATGAAAACATCATTTCATGTATCGGCGTTATTGGTAAATCTTAACAAATGGTTGTGTCTATAGATCCTTCAACCTAGGATAAATCTTAACAAATGATGTTCCGAATAAAGACAATTATAAAGTCTATTATCAGACATAGTTTCAATCACTTGATAAATACATATAGtcaagataattttttttttcatgtgtaTCTACCGGATGAAAGTGTGATATCATTTGGTCTTTCGATTAATCGAATAATTTGAGCATATAACAGAGCCAGAGAACATTGACTAGTTGGTAAACTGAATGTGATGATCTtacttgagtttcaggtcgagaAACTTATAATTGAACTAATATAAGTCTGAAGTTCAATTGATGTCAAACACGACATGTCATTAAATATTACAAGCTAATATGTGTTTTGTAGAGATAAACATTCATATGTAATTAATACCGCTAGACACTTACCATTATATGTAGAGTTTATATATTTTGTCTCTTGCACAAATATAAGTTTGTTTGATTTATAtaatgtaactatatttggtcacacacaaacaaaaattaattaaacaaataatatttatgtgtaatatatattattaatcaattaaatcaataataactaaaaggtttatttattatttattatttaaaagaaacaaatggtttgtttattaaaataaataaagagtttatttatttttgagaaaatgacaaaaatagccaattatactaattgcattacaaaaatagccaaaaaaaatcgggattacaaaaatagccacccatttcgcaggtgagaaggccccatctgcgaaatgggcatctcatctgcgaatgtacaagtgcctgaagcacagttgtgcttcaggcacttgtactttcgcaggtgagaatttttttttttttttaatatttttcggtataaataggggtaatttcgcagatggaataggtcccatctgcgaaatcctcTGATCCTATCTGCGAAatgctgatttttttttttttttttttttttttttttttttttttttttaaggttgactacgaaatgaattggtttgactgcGAAATGGGCTTTGCTATATAAAaatttttgtagaaaaaatatcattttggttgttatttggtTTGTGATATACTCTCTATctctacaatt
The genomic region above belongs to Lactuca sativa cultivar Salinas chromosome 4, Lsat_Salinas_v11, whole genome shotgun sequence and contains:
- the LOC111902260 gene encoding diacylglycerol kinase 1 gives rise to the protein MDEDRDDYILPAAWMNKSPSELAESNLFIISCFIAGLIGILTIVYTAFQWRRNISLSWTKAIAGTKKDPKSIIDLVSPHTWYLEAIARGKSLNCCVCLKSMSPSQPLGPMVSSGSFIHRCSICGALAHLNCSANAHKDCKCVSMVGSDHVLHQWAIRWTEVIDQPEGTSFCTYCEEPCSASFLGGSPIWCCLWCQRLIHVDCHSSMYRETGDICDMGPFKRLILSPLYVKRLSRSSSGGILSSITYGANEIASSVRASITSQSKKNKGNFNRVNLDKDKGIGESSTESTPDGNNDVKDDSVGGSSNSTDMVNKKLTFRKDQRDESQKVQMMQRYELVNLRPDARPLLVFINKKSGAKRGDSIRLRMNILLNPVQIFELSSTEGPEVGLYLFRRVPHFRILVCGGDGTAGWVLDAIEKQNYVSPPPVAILPAGTGNDLARVLNWGGGLGSVERQGGLCMMLQHMEHAAVTVLDRWKISIANHRGRPLRAPKFMNNYLGVGCDAKVALDIHNLREENPEKFYNQFMNKVLYAREGARSMMDRTLADYPWQVRVVVDGVDVEVPEDAEGVLIANIGSYMGGVDLWQNENESNDNFDPQSMHDKMLEVVSISGTWHLGKLQVGLSRARRLAQGKLIKIQLLAPLPVQIDGEPWLQSPCTLTIAHHGQAFMLKRTSEEPLGHAAGIVADVLENAETNLVINASQKRALLHAMALRLS